ATTCTTTTAGTTATTATTTTATTAGGTGCGGGGCGCCCACACAGTTATGGAAGTTCCGTAGGAAAATTCGGATTCGGTTTATCTCCAGATTTACCACAAGGAGTATTTTAATTTTGTATTAATTTCATATAAATTTTATTTGATACCCCCACCAGTTCACATTATGAGCCAGTGGGGAGATAAAACTATATTAACTTATTTTTATCACTCTTATAGACCGTCACACCAAACAATAGAAATGTTATTACATCAACTGCCATCTGGAATGTATCTTGCTCGATCCCATAACCGTAAAATTCTATCCCCTGATATATAAGAGCAGCTATCATAAATAAAATATGTGGTTGTTTAATTCTTTCTAAAAATGTATTCATATTAATTTTCCCCTTTCTTAATTAAACTAGCTCGTTTTTCAATGTTATCCCAACCTACTTGAGCATCCAAAAACTCTCCTGTTTCACGCAATTCAATGTATGTTTTACCGTCTACTAAAAACCCTTGTACTGTTTGTTTTTCATCACCCTTTACTAGATCAATATTTACTGTTTTCAATTCATTTTTCATTCGCTTGTCCACTTCTTTCATAAATTCATCCCATTCATTAGGATTATTCACAAACCATTTATGACAATCTTTCCAACCCACAACCTCTTTATGTAGCCATAAATCAGTTAAAGGGTTAAGGTCAAACTCCTTACAAAGTTCTACACATCGATTGACTAAGGAATTATAGGTTTCCTTAGTCATTTTTCCCTCCCAATCAACATGTGTACACTCTATTCCATAAGTACAATCATTTGGATAGTTTGATAGTCTCTCTAGTGCTTCTTTTGTATAAGTTGATGATCCCACATGATAAGCTATTTCATCTTTTGGTATGCAAACAATCACATCACCGTTTAAGTCAATGATTTCATGAGCAGAACCATAACCATTTTTCTCGTTTTTTCTATTTTCAAAAAATTTGCGGTTAGCTTCGGCTGTGCTTTTTTTGTTCGCAACCCAATGAATCACAACCCCTTTGATCTTTTTGAGTTTTGTACCAGGTCTCGAAAAAGGGTTAGGGGTTAGATAGTTATTAACAATCATTTACCCTCCATCCTTTCTATCAT
The window above is part of the Chengkuizengella sp. SCS-71B genome. Proteins encoded here:
- a CDS encoding N-acetylmuramoyl-L-alanine amidase; translation: MIVNNYLTPNPFSRPGTKLKKIKGVVIHWVANKKSTAEANRKFFENRKNEKNGYGSAHEIIDLNGDVIVCIPKDEIAYHVGSSTYTKEALERLSNYPNDCTYGIECTHVDWEGKMTKETYNSLVNRCVELCKEFDLNPLTDLWLHKEVVGWKDCHKWFVNNPNEWDEFMKEVDKRMKNELKTVNIDLVKGDEKQTVQGFLVDGKTYIELRETGEFLDAQVGWDNIEKRASLIKKGEN